From a single Methanofollis sp. W23 genomic region:
- a CDS encoding DUF1614 domain-containing protein, with protein sequence MILSRVPGVALIPILSADEIMLLAVVMVPVLLLYLFILVSEEAFELAGIKISHAFFMTFGALIGSFIDIPLATIDGVTLAVNVGGCLIPVVLSAEILVKRRMNLMPAVLSVAVVSVASYLFSFPVEGQGILMPFYVAPLVGAAAGILFTWAGPSAAGAAYIGGTVGTLIGADFLNLATPGTIETIAGGETAMLSIGGAGVFDGIFLTGILAVFLATLATRRIRRSQKDAGTVRRE encoded by the coding sequence ATGATCCTGAGCAGGGTTCCGGGCGTCGCCCTCATCCCGATACTCTCGGCAGACGAGATCATGCTCCTCGCGGTGGTCATGGTGCCGGTCCTCCTCCTCTACCTCTTCATCCTCGTCAGCGAGGAGGCCTTCGAACTCGCGGGCATTAAGATCTCCCACGCGTTCTTTATGACCTTCGGCGCCCTTATCGGGAGTTTCATCGATATCCCGCTGGCGACGATAGACGGGGTGACCCTTGCGGTGAATGTCGGGGGATGTCTTATCCCGGTCGTGCTCTCTGCCGAGATCCTGGTCAAGCGGAGGATGAACCTCATGCCGGCCGTCCTCTCGGTGGCGGTGGTGAGCGTGGCCTCGTACCTCTTCTCCTTCCCGGTCGAGGGCCAGGGGATCCTGATGCCATTCTATGTCGCCCCGCTTGTGGGGGCGGCCGCAGGGATCCTCTTTACCTGGGCGGGCCCTTCTGCGGCGGGTGCCGCCTATATCGGTGGGACGGTGGGCACCCTCATCGGGGCCGACTTCCTCAACCTTGCAACGCCAGGGACGATCGAGACGATCGCTGGTGGTGAAACTGCGATGCTTTCCATCGGCGGTGCCGGAGTCTTTGACGGGATTTTTCTCACCGGGATCCTCGCGGTCTTCCTGGCCACTCTGGCCACCCGCCGGATCAGGCGGTCACAGAAGGATGCCGGGACGGTGCGTCGGGAATGA
- a CDS encoding carboxymuconolactone decarboxylase family protein produces MDYEEKLAAILEEGTEETASRWLSEIEGEFGRAPLILKRMGERPEVLLSHLLYKNSVFETSHLDPKCIELISLAVGAALKCRHCVEYHIQAARTKGASRDEILEAILIAGLASNASVLADAYRVMDDEAPADACLSCDLQGSNGGPEPHRPGQE; encoded by the coding sequence ATGGATTACGAAGAGAAACTCGCCGCCATCCTCGAGGAAGGCACCGAAGAGACTGCATCGCGCTGGCTTTCTGAGATTGAAGGGGAGTTCGGCAGGGCCCCCCTGATCCTCAAAAGGATGGGGGAACGGCCTGAAGTGCTCCTCTCTCATCTCCTGTATAAGAACTCGGTCTTTGAGACCAGCCACCTGGACCCAAAGTGCATCGAGTTGATCAGTCTTGCCGTCGGCGCCGCCCTCAAATGCCGTCATTGCGTGGAGTATCATATTCAGGCAGCCAGGACCAAGGGTGCGAGTCGTGACGAGATCCTTGAGGCGATCCTCATCGCCGGCCTTGCGTCCAATGCTTCGGTCCTTGCCGATGCCTACCGGGTGATGGACGACGAGGCGCCGGCTGATGCCTGCCTCTCCTGTGATTTGCAGGGTTCGAATGGGGGCCCTGAGCCCCATCGCCCGGGACAGGAATAG
- a CDS encoding methanogenesis marker 7 protein, which translates to MIFVPITYKGGVYRHDEVVDLIEDLGGYIVQKHMIAQEVVLQCLVPREDVDLIREVGKPLGGEVIVAPLVGTEIAVVSPSLEIHHLPHVSCDVAEYLRRAGAKTNMVGLARGFGKRIANLNTEERDVINEHDLAVYVLGSFEACIERKFPALRQGITVPIVVTGAPDAERLKAVVDPPVEGYVGGLGRCMHRTKKPEELATLDEMVDEVSRALDERREAIAKDPLSVSPARLMDVIMEKMPEIHMVTHPTPVTVQIAGLRVKLPYEEYAESLQEIEIEEGVTVGDVAEVFPSRMRNYIWLRIKPFSETNLMV; encoded by the coding sequence ATGATCTTTGTCCCGATCACCTACAAGGGCGGGGTCTATCGCCATGACGAGGTCGTCGACCTCATCGAAGACCTGGGCGGCTACATTGTCCAGAAGCACATGATCGCCCAGGAGGTCGTCCTCCAGTGCCTGGTCCCGCGAGAAGACGTCGACCTGATCAGGGAAGTGGGCAAACCCCTTGGGGGCGAGGTGATCGTCGCCCCGCTGGTGGGCACCGAGATCGCCGTCGTCTCGCCGAGTCTTGAGATCCATCACCTCCCCCATGTCTCCTGCGACGTGGCCGAGTATCTCCGCCGGGCCGGGGCGAAGACCAATATGGTCGGGCTGGCCCGCGGGTTTGGGAAGCGGATCGCGAACCTCAACACCGAGGAGCGGGACGTGATCAATGAGCACGACCTGGCGGTCTATGTGCTCGGGTCCTTTGAGGCGTGTATCGAGAGGAAGTTCCCGGCCCTGCGCCAGGGGATCACGGTCCCGATCGTCGTGACCGGCGCTCCTGACGCGGAGCGGTTGAAGGCGGTTGTCGACCCGCCGGTGGAAGGATATGTCGGGGGCCTTGGGCGGTGCATGCACCGGACCAAGAAGCCTGAAGAGCTGGCGACCCTGGACGAGATGGTCGATGAGGTCTCAAGGGCGCTCGACGAGCGGCGCGAGGCGATCGCGAAGGATCCGCTCTCGGTCTCGCCGGCGAGGTTGATGGACGTGATCATGGAGAAGATGCCTGAGATCCATATGGTCACGCACCCGACGCCGGTCACGGTCCAGATCGCGGGGCTCAGGGTCAAACTCCCGTACGAGGAATATGCAGAGTCACTCCAGGAGATTGAGATTGAGGAGGGGGTCACCGTCGGGGACGTCGCGGAGGTGTTCCCGTCACGGATGCGCAACTACATATGGCTCAGGATTAAACCCTTCTCAGAAACCAATCTCATGGTGTGA
- a CDS encoding methanogenesis marker 17 protein, whose translation MAIEYFVVESPEERGKQAYEEVANDVLLDHDLVRIVQKIHIFVDPGVPLFVAVGTTHPIGSLIRVRDAADVNVDEDGRAILSVGDEGYLAPMLKALWERYGKEHVDQPDRFSVLVSVPAGEDPRGIEEIVIADPEEGVYKDLVYALQIIAPEGFKVRRQYHKEGVFYYVASEDTLPVEVVETVVAEQLKKIGVVL comes from the coding sequence ATGGCAATCGAGTACTTCGTGGTCGAGTCTCCAGAGGAGAGGGGGAAGCAGGCCTACGAGGAGGTCGCCAACGATGTCCTCCTCGACCACGACCTGGTCAGGATCGTGCAGAAGATCCATATCTTCGTCGACCCCGGGGTGCCGCTTTTCGTGGCGGTGGGGACCACCCACCCGATCGGGAGCCTTATCCGGGTCCGTGACGCTGCCGATGTGAACGTGGACGAGGACGGTCGGGCAATCCTCTCGGTCGGGGACGAGGGGTATCTTGCCCCGATGCTCAAGGCCCTCTGGGAACGCTACGGCAAGGAGCATGTCGACCAGCCTGACCGGTTCTCGGTGCTGGTCTCGGTGCCCGCCGGCGAGGACCCGCGCGGGATCGAGGAGATCGTCATCGCCGATCCTGAGGAAGGGGTGTATAAGGACCTGGTCTATGCTCTCCAGATCATCGCTCCGGAGGGCTTCAAGGTCCGCCGGCAGTACCACAAGGAGGGGGTCTTTTATTATGTGGCAAGCGAGGACACCCTTCCTGTAGAGGTGGTCGAGACCGTCGTCGCCGAGCAGTTGAAGAAGATCGGGGTGGTGCTATGA
- a CDS encoding methanogenesis marker 15 protein, which yields MTEKVRIAQLSCGPEYSGVQKEIYDAAAMVDAEVFFPDIALADVQQGFSEFGLDVRSPDLKLAIARAKALVEGRIDADAVFIATCFRCAEAAIVRNELRRYIHENSTLPVVSYSFTERTTSGTLLTRMEALTTIARRRALLAREEQEGITLGIDSGSSTTKAVIMKDNEIVGTGWLPTTEVLKSAEGVVDLALQEAGIRFEDIEAIGTTGYGRYLIGKKFNAQLIQEELTVNSKGAVYLADRQHGSATVIDIGGMDNKAITVQDGIPGTFTMGGICAGASGRFLEMTAKRLGVDITELGPLAMKGMGDTVPMNSYCIVFGTQSLVNALAEGSAREDVAAAACHSVAEQVFEQQLQEVDIKEPVIMVGGTSLIQGLVRAMGELLQTEIVVPPYSQYIGSVGSALLASGFIRGE from the coding sequence GTGACCGAGAAGGTACGGATTGCGCAACTCTCCTGCGGCCCTGAATATTCAGGGGTCCAGAAGGAGATCTATGACGCCGCCGCGATGGTGGACGCCGAGGTCTTCTTCCCTGACATCGCCCTTGCCGACGTGCAGCAGGGATTCTCAGAGTTCGGGCTCGACGTGAGGAGTCCTGACCTCAAGCTCGCGATCGCCAGGGCAAAGGCCCTGGTCGAGGGACGGATCGATGCCGACGCCGTCTTCATCGCCACCTGCTTCAGGTGTGCGGAGGCGGCGATCGTCAGGAACGAACTGCGCCGGTATATCCACGAGAACTCGACTCTCCCGGTGGTCTCGTATTCCTTCACCGAACGGACTACCTCGGGCACGCTCCTCACCAGGATGGAGGCCCTCACCACCATCGCACGCCGGCGGGCCCTGCTCGCCCGCGAGGAGCAGGAGGGGATCACCCTCGGGATCGACTCAGGGTCCTCGACCACCAAGGCGGTGATAATGAAGGACAACGAGATCGTCGGGACCGGGTGGCTCCCGACCACCGAGGTGCTGAAGAGCGCCGAGGGGGTCGTCGACCTCGCGCTCCAGGAGGCCGGGATCAGGTTCGAGGACATCGAGGCCATCGGCACGACCGGCTACGGGCGTTATCTCATCGGGAAGAAGTTCAATGCCCAACTGATCCAGGAAGAACTGACCGTCAACTCGAAGGGCGCGGTTTACCTCGCTGATCGTCAGCACGGGTCGGCGACGGTCATCGATATCGGCGGGATGGACAACAAGGCCATCACGGTCCAGGACGGGATCCCGGGCACCTTTACGATGGGCGGGATCTGCGCCGGGGCGTCGGGGCGGTTCCTTGAGATGACCGCAAAGCGGCTCGGGGTCGACATCACCGAACTCGGTCCTCTCGCGATGAAAGGGATGGGCGACACGGTCCCGATGAACTCGTACTGTATCGTCTTTGGGACGCAGAGCCTGGTCAACGCCCTTGCCGAGGGGAGCGCCCGCGAAGACGTCGCCGCGGCGGCTTGCCACTCAGTGGCCGAGCAGGTCTTTGAGCAGCAACTCCAGGAGGTGGACATCAAGGAGCCGGTGATCATGGTTGGAGGGACCTCGCTTATTCAGGGACTGGTCCGTGCGATGGGCGAACTCCTCCAGACCGAGATCGTCGTCCCGCCGTATTCCCAATACATCGGGTCGGTCGGGAGCGCGCTCCTTGCGTCCGGGTTTATCAGGGGAGAGTAG
- a CDS encoding methanogenesis marker 5 protein: protein MVKVFIYPATSLILSDMVARFGHEPLGSAIGIRERIQTPGIESPPLQITPEEPKKGLKWAAVEVPSGVRGRMAVYGPLIEEAEAAIIIKDPDYAFGCMGCARTNELIQFHLRHKGIPLLDLDYPTSDEEGVGFVAAVKEFLTGLKTEGSA from the coding sequence ATGGTGAAGGTGTTTATCTATCCGGCGACAAGCCTCATCCTCTCTGACATGGTCGCCAGGTTCGGGCACGAGCCCTTAGGATCGGCGATCGGCATACGAGAACGTATCCAGACGCCGGGGATCGAGAGCCCCCCGCTCCAGATCACCCCTGAAGAACCGAAGAAGGGGCTGAAATGGGCGGCGGTCGAGGTGCCCTCAGGGGTGCGCGGCCGGATGGCGGTGTACGGTCCTCTCATCGAGGAGGCCGAGGCGGCGATCATCATCAAAGATCCCGACTATGCCTTCGGGTGCATGGGATGCGCGAGGACGAACGAGTTGATCCAGTTCCATCTCAGGCACAAGGGGATCCCGCTCCTCGACCTGGACTACCCGACGAGCGACGAGGAAGGCGTCGGGTTTGTCGCGGCGGTCAAGGAGTTCCTGACCGGGCTGAAGACGGAGGGATCGGCGTGA
- a CDS encoding methanogenesis marker 6 protein — protein MAEYVPDYQGTVTKYVFVESPLLTPKDLAVKAYEISAGVMIKETCFGLQVTGTPEEVEPLIRAIREFDPTHIFIKDRGFPPGDERRCRANLGGARPGYLGHEFEMQRVRYISHGLSRLAGMDDTEMHTAAARRPEDERARPLDLRRLKKLIEAEEP, from the coding sequence ATGGCTGAGTACGTTCCTGATTATCAGGGGACGGTCACGAAGTACGTCTTTGTCGAATCGCCCCTCCTCACCCCCAAAGACCTCGCAGTGAAGGCCTACGAGATCTCTGCCGGGGTCATGATCAAGGAGACCTGTTTTGGGCTCCAGGTGACCGGAACCCCTGAAGAGGTCGAACCCCTCATCAGGGCGATCAGGGAGTTTGACCCGACGCATATCTTCATCAAGGACCGGGGGTTCCCGCCTGGCGACGAGCGCCGGTGCCGGGCCAACCTGGGGGGAGCACGGCCAGGCTATCTCGGGCACGAGTTCGAGATGCAGCGGGTCAGATATATCTCGCACGGGCTTTCGCGCCTGGCCGGGATGGACGATACAGAGATGCATACGGCCGCAGCCAGACGGCCAGAGGACGAGCGGGCACGCCCGCTCGACCTGAGGAGACTGAAGAAATTGATCGAAGCAGAGGAGCCCTAA
- a CDS encoding methanogenesis marker 3 protein codes for MQVLLDGRQVALPESATLGDLLPDHDWGYVVAVIRPATREAARTEHIRVLTTAGEVVVEITPLYSEYFGDGTALREAGPRSLRWSDRYAAAFGPFVSGVNPDRTSHRYARGDVVLGCAGYDPAKSLILFCRADHRADFGAGADGGVIGQVVSGRGVIDHWTQGDEITGVERVISWADRTTSFVTIDPATPLEDGAEVVTRVEIDAEGFADGRSDTTTARSVEHLLLSLEEGSFVVGRAASTHIRDETMAPMDVPMDRKKPRHEGAVTVRTAGGSRGAVYMYREEIPSHPAHTLVGQVVHGIELVKLAGKGQRFAVAVDPPRFDLVGLSLADAMAVAEERGIAVTLDGEGDDLVVVGQSPGTTLEALAAGAVTLSVMPAEAVVSLTLDDIAAPMTCDIFRRATGLKTHAVGSMPVLFTFEDVVLFNPTIKKKVNIIPENTPQDIVPAGLLAMTNESRRGAGMVGVRASDNSEFGPTSEPFGGTNLIGRVLDMEKLAAFREGEKVYIKEVRK; via the coding sequence ATGCAGGTCCTGCTCGACGGCAGGCAGGTGGCACTCCCTGAGAGCGCGACGCTCGGCGATCTTCTCCCCGACCATGACTGGGGATATGTCGTCGCGGTGATCAGGCCGGCGACCCGTGAAGCGGCGCGGACCGAGCATATCCGGGTGCTGACGACGGCCGGAGAGGTCGTGGTCGAGATCACCCCTCTTTATTCTGAATATTTTGGCGACGGTACGGCCCTGCGCGAGGCCGGGCCGCGGTCTCTCCGGTGGAGCGACCGCTATGCCGCGGCATTCGGGCCGTTTGTCTCAGGGGTGAACCCTGACCGCACGTCCCACCGCTATGCCCGTGGGGACGTGGTCCTCGGGTGTGCAGGCTATGACCCGGCAAAGTCACTCATCCTCTTCTGCCGCGCCGATCACCGGGCTGACTTTGGCGCTGGCGCCGATGGGGGAGTGATCGGCCAGGTCGTCTCGGGCCGGGGGGTCATCGACCACTGGACCCAGGGCGACGAGATCACCGGGGTCGAGCGGGTCATCTCCTGGGCCGATCGCACGACCTCTTTTGTGACCATTGACCCGGCGACCCCTCTTGAGGATGGTGCCGAGGTCGTTACCCGGGTCGAGATCGATGCCGAAGGATTTGCCGACGGACGGTCCGACACCACGACCGCACGGAGTGTCGAACATCTCCTCCTCTCCCTTGAAGAGGGGTCGTTTGTCGTCGGACGGGCAGCGAGCACCCATATCAGGGACGAGACGATGGCCCCGATGGACGTCCCGATGGACCGCAAAAAACCGCGCCACGAGGGGGCGGTGACGGTGCGGACCGCGGGCGGGTCCCGCGGCGCGGTGTATATGTATCGCGAGGAGATCCCGAGTCACCCGGCCCACACCCTTGTCGGCCAGGTCGTCCATGGGATCGAACTGGTCAAACTTGCAGGGAAGGGACAGCGCTTTGCGGTCGCGGTCGACCCGCCGCGTTTCGACCTGGTGGGGCTCTCCCTTGCCGACGCCATGGCGGTCGCGGAGGAGCGTGGGATCGCGGTCACCCTGGACGGCGAGGGCGACGACCTGGTGGTCGTGGGGCAGAGTCCGGGGACCACCCTGGAGGCCCTGGCCGCCGGGGCGGTGACCCTCTCGGTCATGCCGGCCGAGGCGGTCGTCTCCCTCACCCTGGACGATATTGCCGCTCCCATGACCTGCGACATCTTCAGGCGCGCCACCGGCCTGAAGACGCATGCGGTCGGGTCGATGCCGGTGCTCTTCACCTTCGAGGACGTCGTCCTCTTCAATCCCACGATCAAAAAGAAGGTCAACATCATCCCTGAGAACACCCCGCAGGACATCGTGCCCGCGGGGCTGCTCGCAATGACCAACGAGTCGCGTCGCGGTGCCGGGATGGTCGGGGTGCGGGCGAGCGACAACTCTGAGTTCGGGCCGACCTCAGAACCCTTCGGCGGCACGAACCTCATCGGGCGGGTGCTCGATATGGAGAAACTGGCGGCGTTCCGTGAAGGAGAGAAGGTCTATATCAAGGAGGTGCGGAAGTAA
- the atwA gene encoding methyl coenzyme M reductase system, component A2: MTALITVENLCMDFGEKRALNNINFEVEEGEIVGIIGRSGSGKTVLLHLLRGVDQPPTDGKVVYHVAACEGCGWVDVPSRAGERCPKCGQPMAPLDVDLWNPENEHLKRRVMARTAIMFQRTFALYGNDRVIENVIHALEDIKYPPAKAVNRAADLLDEVRLSHRMMHIARDLSGGEKQRVVLARQLAKEPFTLFADEPTGTLDPGTATLVHRMLKDAAEKNDMGMMVTSHFSKVIEDVADRAIMLKDGEIEIIGEPEAVIARFMEGYSDTETYEEAELGENVLVARDVIKRYLSVDRGMVKAVDGVTFDVKEKEVFGIIGKSGAGKTTLSRMIAGIIEPTGGEMNVRIGEGWVDMTRPGIEYRGRAKGYIGLLHQEYDLYPHRTVLDNLTDAIGLEFPKELAVRKAVITLKMAGFPEEKSREILDRRPSELSEGERHRVALAQVLIREPRIVILDEPTGTMDAITKVDVKHSIMHAREEMDETFIVVSHDMDFVHDICDRIALMRGGKIIALGEPEEVLARLTDEEREIMGKPEA, translated from the coding sequence ATGACCGCGTTGATCACAGTCGAGAACCTCTGCATGGATTTTGGAGAGAAGAGGGCGCTCAACAATATCAATTTTGAAGTTGAGGAGGGAGAGATCGTCGGCATCATCGGCCGGAGCGGGTCGGGGAAGACGGTGCTTCTCCACCTTCTCAGGGGCGTCGACCAACCCCCGACAGACGGGAAGGTGGTCTACCATGTCGCCGCCTGTGAAGGGTGCGGATGGGTGGACGTCCCGAGCAGGGCCGGAGAGCGATGTCCGAAATGCGGGCAGCCGATGGCCCCACTTGATGTCGACCTCTGGAACCCCGAGAATGAACATTTGAAGAGGCGGGTCATGGCGCGGACCGCGATCATGTTCCAGCGGACGTTCGCGCTGTACGGGAACGACCGGGTCATCGAGAATGTCATTCATGCCCTGGAAGACATCAAGTACCCGCCAGCCAAGGCGGTCAACCGCGCCGCCGACCTCCTCGACGAGGTCCGTCTCTCCCACCGGATGATGCATATCGCCCGTGACCTTTCAGGTGGCGAGAAACAGCGGGTGGTGCTTGCCAGGCAGCTTGCCAAGGAACCGTTCACCCTCTTTGCCGACGAACCGACCGGCACCCTTGACCCGGGTACGGCGACCCTGGTCCACCGGATGCTCAAGGACGCCGCCGAGAAGAACGACATGGGAATGATGGTCACCTCCCATTTCTCCAAGGTCATCGAGGACGTCGCCGACCGGGCGATCATGCTCAAGGACGGCGAGATCGAGATCATCGGCGAACCCGAGGCTGTCATCGCCAGGTTCATGGAGGGCTACTCCGACACCGAGACCTACGAGGAGGCCGAACTCGGCGAGAACGTGCTGGTGGCGCGTGACGTCATCAAGCGCTACCTCTCGGTCGACCGCGGGATGGTCAAGGCCGTCGACGGCGTCACTTTTGACGTGAAGGAGAAGGAGGTCTTCGGGATCATCGGGAAGAGCGGGGCGGGCAAGACCACGCTCTCCAGGATGATCGCGGGGATCATCGAACCGACCGGCGGCGAGATGAATGTGCGGATCGGCGAGGGCTGGGTCGACATGACCAGGCCGGGCATCGAGTACCGCGGCCGGGCCAAGGGATATATCGGGCTCCTCCACCAGGAGTACGACCTTTACCCCCACCGCACCGTCCTCGACAACCTCACCGACGCCATCGGGCTTGAGTTCCCCAAGGAACTCGCGGTGAGAAAGGCGGTCATCACCCTGAAGATGGCCGGGTTCCCTGAGGAGAAGAGCAGGGAGATCCTGGACCGCAGGCCGAGCGAACTTTCGGAAGGCGAGCGGCACCGCGTCGCCCTGGCGCAGGTGCTCATCAGAGAACCGAGGATCGTGATCCTGGACGAACCGACCGGGACGATGGACGCGATCACCAAGGTCGACGTGAAGCACTCGATCATGCATGCCCGTGAAGAGATGGACGAGACCTTTATTGTGGTCTCCCACGACATGGACTTCGTGCACGATATCTGCGACCGGATCGCCCTGATGCGGGGCGGGAAGATCATCGCCCTCGGCGAACCAGAGGAAGTGCTCGCCAGGCTGACCGACGAAGAACGCGAGATCATGGGCAAGCCTGAGGCCTGA
- a CDS encoding HAD-IC family P-type ATPase: MSIAVVFDSAGTLLRSYRTARDVESGEVLSDVETTLLTCRDRARVLIALNAHSRDVMGAPDDQFLSEYLCERNVGFGVSCLQQVTPHEDLASLLYGDRKALVEDLQVCIRDVWGVLKEEDLVVMDSGAILNLADRGIEFTVTAGGRPFEGAKETIEALHALGVATYIASGDRATKLERIADHLGIPRDQVHGIATPTIKAQVVEDLQECYETVVMVGDGINDLKAFRRADVSILSEQQSGNKPEKLRRAAGYTIKNVREVVPIVQELSDDGIVSI; encoded by the coding sequence ATGAGCATTGCAGTGGTATTTGACAGCGCAGGCACCCTGTTGAGGAGTTACCGGACGGCGCGGGATGTCGAGAGCGGAGAGGTTCTCTCCGACGTTGAGACGACCCTGCTTACCTGCCGCGACCGCGCCAGGGTGCTCATCGCCCTCAACGCCCACAGCAGGGACGTGATGGGGGCACCAGACGACCAGTTCCTCTCCGAGTATCTCTGTGAACGGAACGTTGGGTTCGGGGTCTCCTGTCTCCAGCAGGTCACTCCACATGAAGACCTTGCGTCCCTGCTGTACGGCGACCGCAAGGCCCTGGTCGAAGACCTTCAGGTCTGTATCAGGGACGTCTGGGGAGTCTTGAAGGAAGAGGACCTGGTGGTGATGGACTCGGGTGCGATCCTCAATCTGGCCGACCGCGGGATCGAGTTCACGGTCACCGCCGGCGGGCGCCCCTTTGAAGGGGCGAAAGAGACGATCGAGGCGCTCCATGCCCTGGGAGTCGCCACCTATATCGCCTCGGGCGACCGGGCCACCAAACTGGAACGGATCGCCGACCATCTCGGCATCCCGCGTGACCAGGTCCATGGGATCGCCACGCCTACGATCAAGGCCCAGGTCGTTGAGGACCTCCAGGAGTGCTACGAGACTGTCGTGATGGTCGGAGACGGGATCAACGACCTCAAGGCGTTCAGGCGGGCCGACGTGAGTATTCTTTCAGAACAGCAGTCAGGAAACAAGCCCGAGAAACTGAGACGAGCAGCAGGATATACCATCAAAAATGTCAGGGAAGTCGTCCCAATTGTGCAGGAACTCTCTGATGATGGTATTGTCTCAATATAA
- a CDS encoding ribose 1,5-bisphosphate isomerase, which translates to MLLNEIAGEIRSMEVRGAGRIARTAAAALRDHATAYEGADVHLFKEYMDEGAATLLATRPTAVSLPNAVRFVMNAKEGAGTVPEAQEAIRKAADLFILSSKHAVEWIGEIGARHISDGDVVLTHCNSEAALACILTAHRQGKDLEVFATEVRPRNQGLLTIRALNDAGVKTNYIVDSAVRSFINDVDLVVTGADAVTANGAVVNKIGTSQIALAAHEARTTMLVAAETYKFAPRTLLGERIEIEERQTDEVLDPAVAATLPNVRVRNPAFDVTPARYVDEIVTEMGAIPPTMAYVIIRDHLGWGIEEFHKNFELDE; encoded by the coding sequence ATGTTGCTGAATGAGATCGCCGGTGAGATCAGATCGATGGAAGTCAGGGGCGCGGGGCGGATCGCCCGTACGGCAGCCGCCGCGCTGAGAGACCATGCAACGGCCTATGAAGGCGCAGACGTCCATCTGTTCAAAGAGTACATGGACGAGGGCGCCGCCACCCTCCTGGCCACCAGGCCGACGGCGGTCTCCCTCCCCAATGCCGTCAGATTTGTGATGAACGCGAAGGAAGGGGCGGGCACTGTCCCTGAAGCCCAGGAGGCGATCAGGAAGGCAGCAGACTTGTTTATCCTCTCCTCAAAGCATGCGGTCGAGTGGATCGGCGAGATCGGCGCTCGCCATATCTCGGACGGTGATGTCGTCCTCACCCACTGCAACTCTGAGGCGGCCCTGGCCTGCATCCTCACCGCCCACCGGCAGGGCAAGGACCTGGAGGTCTTTGCGACTGAGGTGCGCCCGAGGAACCAGGGGTTGCTCACGATCAGGGCCCTGAACGATGCCGGGGTGAAGACAAACTATATCGTCGACTCGGCGGTCCGCTCCTTCATCAACGACGTCGACCTGGTCGTCACCGGGGCCGATGCCGTGACCGCAAACGGGGCGGTGGTGAACAAGATCGGGACCTCCCAGATCGCTCTCGCCGCCCATGAGGCGCGGACGACGATGCTGGTGGCGGCCGAGACCTACAAGTTCGCCCCGCGGACGCTTCTCGGGGAGCGGATCGAGATCGAGGAGCGCCAGACCGACGAAGTGCTGGACCCGGCGGTGGCGGCGACGCTCCCCAATGTGCGGGTCAGGAACCCGGCCTTCGATGTCACCCCGGCACGCTATGTGGACGAGATCGTGACCGAGATGGGGGCGATTCCGCCGACGATGGCCTATGTCATCATCAGGGATCACCTGGGATGGGGGATCGAGGAGTTCCACAAGAATTTTGAGTTAGACGAATGA